A single genomic interval of Lewinellaceae bacterium harbors:
- a CDS encoding response regulator transcription factor, giving the protein MIKILYVEDEVFLAKIVKESLESRGFMVNLQEDGNAVLDAFHRFQPDICVLDIMLPHQDGLSLAKSIKSLHPEMPILFLTAKTQAQDVVEGFKSGGNDYIRKPFSMEELILRIQNLLQLTQNARKDNQEAKEFWLGSFRFHPLRQILITGDQEFVLSHRESQLLNYLYEQKDDVIDRSLLLKKVWGDDSIFNSRNLDVYINKLRNYLNADPGVEIRTLKGVGYRFILPQD; this is encoded by the coding sequence ATGATCAAGATCCTGTACGTTGAGGATGAAGTATTCCTGGCGAAAATTGTAAAGGAAAGCCTCGAGAGCCGTGGCTTCATGGTTAACCTGCAGGAAGATGGCAACGCTGTTCTGGATGCTTTTCATCGCTTTCAACCAGATATCTGTGTACTCGACATCATGCTGCCCCACCAGGATGGGTTGTCTCTGGCCAAATCCATAAAATCGTTGCATCCCGAAATGCCCATTCTTTTCCTGACTGCCAAAACCCAGGCTCAGGATGTGGTTGAGGGATTCAAATCCGGGGGGAACGATTACATCCGTAAGCCCTTCAGCATGGAAGAATTAATACTGCGCATTCAGAATTTGCTTCAGTTAACCCAAAATGCACGCAAGGACAATCAGGAAGCCAAAGAATTCTGGCTGGGCTCATTCCGATTTCACCCCTTACGTCAGATCCTGATAACCGGTGACCAGGAATTTGTCCTCTCACACCGGGAATCCCAGCTGCTGAACTACCTGTACGAACAAAAAGATGATGTCATCGACCGCAGTCTGTTGCTCAAGAAAGTCTGGGGCGATGATTCCATTTTTAATTCCCGCAACCTGGATGTCTACATCAATAAACTGAGAAATTATCTGAATGCGGATCCTGGCGTGGAGATCAGAACTCTGAAAGGGGTTGGATACCGTTTTATACTACCGCAGGATTAG
- a CDS encoding HAMP domain-containing histidine kinase: MLFSSVLLTVFVAFWLRESYLRARADLHERSDFVFNQAVRNAEDSLLRWRFKSDDSIMAIGGDSLLNIRIEMDTMRYVRNAMMPRPPKTFIVHQEDGKRDSSWRFEKKQFFDGPPGKDLFSAATIIVRATGGSKEGVDTMMVQMIERHFNRDATQNFPNISYQFKHFENQPETFDPWMTRAYFDPVSGNRLAVILTPTLWAISQEIWPQGLFSFILLFCIYGAFILSWRSLKRQEALTAMKDNFVSNMTHELKTPIATVSVALEALENFNVLKDPTKTAEYLDMSKKELSRLHLLVDQVLRTTSIEGNKIKFELEPVDLSQLTREILNSLKIQTDNLHATINLNTSGEHTVQADRMHLSNVLYNLVDNGLKYSKSNPELTIEIKESAAGILWSIADRGIGIHPDDQDRIFDKFYRVPHGNTHNVKGYGLGLHYVRQVMQMLHGSVQVESIPGQGSRFALHFQKNQPL, translated from the coding sequence ATGCTTTTCAGTTCGGTGTTGCTGACCGTCTTTGTAGCATTTTGGTTGCGGGAATCGTATTTACGTGCTCGGGCTGACCTGCATGAGCGCAGTGATTTCGTATTTAACCAGGCTGTACGCAATGCTGAGGATTCCCTCTTGCGCTGGCGGTTTAAAAGTGACGATTCGATTATGGCGATCGGAGGAGATTCGCTATTGAATATCCGTATAGAAATGGATACCATGCGTTATGTCCGGAACGCGATGATGCCCAGGCCTCCCAAGACTTTCATTGTCCATCAGGAGGATGGCAAGAGAGACTCGAGCTGGCGTTTTGAGAAGAAGCAATTCTTTGATGGGCCACCGGGTAAGGACCTCTTCAGTGCGGCGACAATCATCGTACGCGCCACCGGTGGCAGCAAGGAAGGTGTAGATACCATGATGGTTCAGATGATTGAACGACATTTTAACCGGGATGCCACTCAAAATTTCCCGAATATCAGTTATCAGTTCAAACATTTCGAGAATCAGCCGGAAACCTTTGATCCCTGGATGACCCGGGCTTACTTTGATCCGGTCAGTGGAAATCGCCTTGCCGTGATCCTCACGCCTACGCTCTGGGCCATATCGCAGGAGATCTGGCCTCAGGGCCTATTCTCTTTTATACTGCTGTTTTGCATCTACGGAGCCTTCATCCTGAGTTGGCGGTCACTGAAGCGGCAGGAAGCATTGACAGCAATGAAGGATAATTTTGTGAGTAACATGACTCATGAACTCAAGACGCCCATTGCCACCGTCAGTGTTGCCCTGGAAGCCCTGGAAAATTTTAACGTACTGAAGGATCCTACGAAAACGGCTGAGTACCTCGACATGTCTAAAAAAGAACTCTCCCGGCTACACTTACTGGTCGATCAGGTTTTAAGAACGACTTCGATCGAAGGCAATAAGATCAAATTTGAACTGGAGCCTGTCGACTTGTCGCAGCTTACACGCGAGATCCTCAACAGCCTGAAGATCCAGACCGATAATTTGCATGCTACCATCAATCTGAATACTTCCGGTGAACATACGGTGCAGGCTGACCGCATGCACCTGTCCAACGTCCTGTATAATCTGGTAGATAATGGATTGAAATACAGCAAGTCCAACCCGGAACTTACCATTGAAATCAAAGAATCAGCAGCGGGTATTCTCTGGTCCATTGCGGACAGGGGCATCGGGATCCATCCGGATGATCAGGATCGAATCTTTGACAAGTTTTACCGGGTGCCCCATGGAAATACCCATAACGTCAAAGGCTATGGATTGGGCCTGCACTATGTAAGGCAAGTCATGCAGATGCTACACGGATCGGTGCAAGTTGAAAGCATACCGGGGCAAGGCAGCCGGTTTGCTTTGCATTTCCAGAAAAATCAACCATTATGA
- a CDS encoding GLPGLI family protein yields the protein MKYLAGLITVLSFALTLSAQDSGTITYAQTVKLQFKFEGGPPPPMVNDMPKENTLQMVLVRKGDEVLYRLKDQEEPGKDMNFTSEEGGQINIRMAPPQDVLYENLADNRFIEQKEFLGKKFLIKDALPEYAWKLTGKSKQILDYPCQEAILQDTSKNVVAWFTPMIPWQLGPGKYSGLPGLILEVIQDDGQRVLTATSVELAEPSIAIEIPDKGKEVGQAEFDKIMEEKMKEMGGRPGAGGQIHMIIRQN from the coding sequence ATGAAATATTTAGCTGGACTCATTACCGTATTATCCTTCGCACTTACACTTTCTGCACAGGATTCCGGTACCATTACCTACGCACAAACTGTGAAGCTTCAATTTAAGTTTGAAGGTGGGCCGCCGCCGCCCATGGTCAATGATATGCCTAAAGAGAACACGCTCCAGATGGTACTGGTACGCAAAGGCGATGAAGTGCTTTACCGCCTGAAGGATCAGGAAGAACCTGGAAAGGACATGAATTTTACTTCGGAAGAAGGGGGGCAGATCAACATCCGTATGGCACCTCCCCAGGATGTTCTCTATGAAAACCTGGCAGACAACAGGTTTATTGAGCAAAAAGAGTTTCTGGGGAAAAAATTTCTCATTAAGGATGCGCTGCCTGAGTATGCCTGGAAGTTGACCGGAAAGTCAAAACAGATACTCGATTATCCTTGCCAGGAAGCCATCCTTCAGGATACATCCAAAAATGTGGTAGCCTGGTTTACTCCGATGATTCCGTGGCAACTGGGACCAGGGAAATATTCCGGTCTACCCGGGTTGATCCTGGAAGTTATACAGGATGACGGACAGAGGGTCCTTACAGCCACTTCTGTTGAATTGGCGGAGCCTTCTATTGCCATTGAGATCCCGGACAAAGGGAAGGAAGTAGGGCAGGCAGAGTTTGACAAGATCATGGAAGAAAAAATGAAAGAGATGGGAGGTCGCCCGGGCGCGGGAGGCCAAATCCACATGATTATCCGTCAGAATTAA
- a CDS encoding TonB-dependent receptor, producing the protein MKSVITLFLLGIGIISWSQNSQIQGKIQDAEGTGLPSATVVLLQPADSVMKYFAITDDQGGYNIRNVRPSSYLLQISFMGYQTYYQSVDVTPDPVNLGTIILETEQQLLDEVVISEDRVPIRIKKDTIEYDAGAFQTQPNAAVEELLKRLPGVEVESDGNIKAQGKDVQQILVDGKEFFGKDPKIATKNLPADAVKNVQVFDKKSDLAEFTGVDDGVRDKTINLELKDSHKSGLFGNVTAGYGDQGRYLGKLNLNNFTKKTRASFIGSLNNINQETFSIMDYFSLTGGLGGGFGGGGRVRLEINTDDGAFPGGVQSGINTLYSSGLNLSHDFSKNTSITGSYFFNGIRNDLYQTVNEQQFLPTGNLFSDDLTDRLQKRYDHRVNLQFKSNLDSLQQIRLNSKVGFNTFNQNAQSSSLNSNALGALLNSSAQNYQVDGNRTSWSVEGAYRRKLGKPGRFVALSGNIGQNDQDQQAYIDALNLYYSGGQESLMDTLNQEQNQNQQELNYQAQINYTEPLGKNNLLEWTLQRGKDDRDIDQKVWDLLTIFPERLLNDDLTQAYQQAFTRTSTGLRWQYANKKARTSVGVKWQQSDLHGKNAETAALDKRFRNILPYARYTYEFSSSTNLNLDYSTGIQEPSLQQLQPLVNNNDPLNIYIGNPDLQPEYRHNLSLHFFSFNQFSGINFFANLQSSYALHNIVNAKTIDTLFRQVLQPINTDHAWQHIASMNFGAPLNFIKSRFNISANYVLDQYDNFLNNQVNSISSFNQSYRLRVDNRNKDKVDIGVGASVAWQHVQNSIETGTTSQYNRQSLFLETSLNAIKNWIISQSFNYASYQGAAGVASQKLPLWDASISTFVWNKKLQLKFQVVDILNRNRGISQNVDLNSIQFIQYRSLGRYFLMSVTYSIKNFGPPPMQIKMERF; encoded by the coding sequence ATGAAAAGCGTCATTACTCTTTTCCTGCTTGGTATTGGTATCATTTCCTGGAGTCAAAACAGTCAGATCCAGGGGAAGATCCAGGATGCGGAAGGGACTGGCTTGCCGAGTGCCACGGTCGTGTTATTGCAACCAGCAGACTCGGTCATGAAGTATTTTGCCATAACGGATGACCAGGGAGGATACAACATAAGGAATGTCCGGCCGTCCTCATACCTGTTGCAGATCAGTTTCATGGGGTATCAAACCTATTATCAATCGGTAGATGTTACGCCCGATCCGGTTAATCTGGGAACGATAATCCTGGAAACGGAACAACAGTTGCTGGATGAAGTAGTGATCAGCGAGGACCGCGTTCCTATCCGGATTAAGAAAGATACCATCGAATACGATGCCGGAGCATTTCAAACCCAGCCCAATGCCGCCGTGGAAGAATTGCTGAAGCGATTGCCGGGCGTTGAGGTCGAGTCGGATGGGAATATCAAAGCACAAGGAAAAGATGTTCAGCAGATATTGGTAGATGGCAAAGAGTTTTTCGGTAAGGATCCAAAAATTGCCACGAAAAACCTGCCTGCCGATGCGGTAAAGAATGTGCAGGTATTTGATAAGAAATCAGACCTGGCAGAGTTTACCGGAGTGGACGATGGCGTGCGGGATAAGACCATCAATCTCGAGCTTAAAGACTCCCATAAATCAGGGTTGTTCGGCAACGTTACCGCCGGATACGGGGACCAGGGTCGCTACCTTGGTAAATTGAACCTGAACAACTTTACCAAGAAAACCCGGGCTTCATTCATCGGTTCCCTGAACAACATCAATCAGGAAACCTTCTCCATCATGGATTATTTCTCACTTACCGGTGGGCTGGGCGGTGGATTCGGTGGCGGCGGCCGCGTAAGGTTGGAGATCAATACAGATGACGGTGCATTCCCTGGAGGAGTCCAGAGCGGAATTAATACCCTATACAGCTCAGGACTCAATCTCAGTCATGACTTCTCCAAGAATACGTCGATTACCGGGAGTTATTTTTTCAATGGAATCCGTAATGACCTGTATCAGACGGTCAATGAACAACAGTTTTTGCCGACAGGAAATCTATTTTCAGACGACCTGACGGATCGTTTGCAAAAACGGTACGATCACCGGGTGAACCTGCAGTTTAAAAGTAATCTGGATTCGCTGCAACAAATTCGCTTGAATTCCAAGGTTGGATTCAACACATTTAACCAGAATGCACAAAGCAGTAGCTTGAATTCCAATGCCTTAGGTGCATTACTGAATAGCAGTGCCCAAAATTATCAGGTGGATGGCAACCGGACGAGCTGGTCGGTCGAGGGGGCCTATCGCAGAAAACTCGGCAAACCGGGTCGTTTTGTGGCCTTGTCCGGGAATATTGGACAAAACGACCAGGATCAGCAAGCATACATCGATGCGCTCAACCTGTATTATTCCGGAGGCCAGGAATCCCTCATGGATACACTAAACCAGGAACAAAATCAGAATCAACAGGAGCTCAACTACCAGGCTCAAATAAATTATACGGAGCCATTGGGTAAGAACAATCTCCTGGAATGGACCCTGCAGCGTGGTAAAGATGACCGTGATATCGATCAGAAAGTCTGGGACTTGCTTACGATATTTCCAGAGCGTTTGCTCAATGATGATCTGACTCAGGCTTACCAGCAGGCATTTACCCGCACCTCGACCGGATTAAGATGGCAATATGCCAATAAGAAGGCACGGACCAGCGTGGGTGTAAAATGGCAACAATCGGATCTCCATGGTAAAAATGCGGAAACCGCTGCGCTGGATAAACGCTTCAGGAACATTCTGCCTTACGCCAGGTACACTTATGAATTTTCGAGTTCAACCAATCTGAACCTGGATTACTCTACGGGAATTCAGGAACCCTCCCTGCAGCAACTCCAGCCATTGGTCAATAACAACGACCCACTCAACATTTACATTGGTAATCCTGATCTGCAACCGGAATACAGGCACAATTTGTCTCTCCATTTCTTCTCGTTCAATCAGTTTTCCGGGATAAACTTTTTCGCAAATCTGCAAAGCAGTTATGCGCTCCATAACATCGTGAATGCGAAAACCATTGATACATTGTTCCGCCAGGTGTTGCAACCGATCAATACCGATCATGCCTGGCAACATATCGCCTCAATGAATTTTGGAGCGCCCCTGAATTTCATAAAATCACGATTCAATATCTCAGCCAACTATGTATTGGATCAATACGATAATTTCCTGAATAATCAGGTTAACAGCATCTCCTCATTTAACCAAAGTTACCGGTTACGTGTTGACAACCGGAATAAGGATAAAGTTGACATTGGCGTCGGAGCCAGTGTAGCCTGGCAACATGTACAGAATTCTATTGAGACGGGGACGACCTCACAATACAACCGGCAGTCCCTCTTTTTGGAAACCAGTCTGAACGCCATTAAAAACTGGATCATCAGCCAATCGTTCAATTACGCCAGTTATCAGGGTGCCGCCGGTGTGGCGTCTCAAAAATTACCTCTCTGGGATGCTTCGATTTCAACTTTTGTTTGGAATAAGAAGCTGCAACTCAAGTTTCAGGTGGTTGATATCCTGAACAGAAATCGCGGCATCAGTCAAAACGTTGACCTCAATAGTATTCAATTTATTCAGTACCGGTCACTGGGGCGTTATTTCCTGATGTCGGTAACCTATTCCATAAAGAATTTTGGACCACCACCTATGCAGATAAAGATGGAGCGTTTCTGA
- a CDS encoding ABC-F family ATP-binding cassette domain-containing protein, translated as MIYLQDLRVQYGDRVLFSDLDCSIGLNDKIGLVGQNGTGKSTLLKIIAGEIDPQTGRVETPKNIRIGYLKQMLDPNTSQCVLEQCLSVFPEIVQARKKVQSHSNAEVWTDEDHDALEIWHDRGMEKEVKAIKLLRGLGFSQDDLYKPLSQFSGGWQMRVELARLLLEEPDVLLLDEPTNHLDIESIIWFESYLRQFPGGFILISHDKDFLRNSISRTLEIEGGKIEDYRVGYDRYLEEKVQRAAIKAAAYQNQQKFIAEKEKVINKFRAKASKAAMAQSMMKQLDRIERIELDEYQDRAFTLRFDPAPRAGAWVLKGEGINKSYGAKEVLRSVDVTIERGERVAFVGQNGQGKSTLVKILVKAIPASSGKVEHGYQVALGYYAQDQSDALDSSRTLLQAIEDAAPESKRTQLRSILGAFLFSGEEADKKVSVLSGGERARLALACLLTHPINVLVLDEPTNHLDMASKQVLKEALLAYDGALVVVSHDRDFLQGLTNKVIEFRDHQVFEYLGDINYFLEKRNAQDLREVSRGPQGEQVALKPKLDYEQRKKLNRQLTYLERDIEKLEEKIQQIEMDRAEVSFYESPGHKTKLEELEVHKAQLKQKWEEWEAISKELDEG; from the coding sequence TTGATTTATTTGCAGGATTTAAGGGTCCAATATGGAGACCGGGTTCTTTTTTCAGACCTCGATTGCTCAATCGGCTTGAACGATAAAATTGGTCTGGTAGGGCAGAACGGTACCGGGAAAAGTACATTATTAAAGATCATTGCCGGTGAAATAGACCCACAGACAGGCCGGGTGGAAACACCAAAAAACATTCGTATCGGATACCTTAAGCAAATGCTGGACCCGAATACTTCCCAATGTGTTCTGGAGCAATGCCTGAGTGTGTTCCCCGAAATCGTCCAGGCCCGTAAAAAGGTACAATCCCATTCCAATGCCGAAGTGTGGACGGACGAGGACCATGATGCGCTTGAGATCTGGCATGACCGCGGTATGGAAAAAGAGGTAAAAGCCATCAAGCTGTTACGCGGATTGGGGTTCTCCCAGGATGACTTGTACAAACCGCTGTCGCAATTTTCCGGAGGCTGGCAGATGCGGGTCGAATTGGCTCGCCTGCTTCTGGAGGAGCCCGATGTATTACTCCTGGATGAGCCGACCAATCACCTTGACATTGAATCCATCATCTGGTTCGAATCTTACCTGAGGCAGTTTCCGGGTGGATTTATCCTGATTTCACACGATAAAGACTTTCTTCGCAATTCAATCTCCCGCACGCTTGAAATTGAAGGCGGGAAGATCGAAGACTACCGTGTTGGTTATGATCGCTACCTGGAAGAAAAGGTTCAACGCGCTGCCATCAAAGCAGCAGCCTACCAGAATCAGCAGAAATTCATCGCCGAGAAAGAAAAGGTCATCAATAAATTTCGGGCCAAAGCTTCCAAAGCCGCCATGGCTCAATCCATGATGAAACAACTGGATCGTATCGAGCGCATTGAGCTTGATGAATACCAGGACCGCGCATTTACCTTGCGATTTGATCCAGCCCCAAGGGCAGGGGCCTGGGTACTGAAAGGAGAAGGCATCAATAAGTCCTATGGCGCCAAAGAAGTTCTGCGTTCGGTCGATGTCACCATTGAAAGGGGTGAGCGGGTTGCCTTTGTAGGTCAAAATGGTCAGGGCAAGTCCACATTGGTTAAAATTCTGGTTAAGGCTATACCGGCATCTTCCGGCAAGGTGGAACATGGCTACCAGGTCGCTTTGGGTTATTATGCCCAGGACCAGTCCGATGCACTGGATTCTTCACGGACATTGCTGCAGGCCATAGAGGATGCGGCGCCGGAAAGTAAGAGGACCCAACTTCGTTCCATTCTGGGAGCTTTCCTTTTTTCTGGTGAAGAAGCAGATAAAAAAGTATCCGTCCTGTCCGGGGGTGAGAGGGCCCGCCTGGCGCTGGCTTGCCTGTTGACGCATCCGATCAATGTCCTGGTGCTTGACGAACCGACCAATCACCTGGATATGGCATCCAAGCAAGTCCTGAAAGAAGCTTTGCTTGCTTATGATGGAGCGTTGGTGGTGGTCAGTCACGACCGGGATTTCCTTCAGGGATTAACAAATAAAGTCATAGAATTCAGGGATCATCAGGTATTTGAATACCTGGGTGATATCAATTATTTCCTGGAAAAACGCAATGCCCAGGATTTGCGGGAGGTAAGCCGGGGACCTCAGGGAGAACAGGTCGCTCTGAAACCGAAGCTCGATTATGAACAACGCAAGAAACTTAACCGGCAACTGACCTACCTGGAGCGGGACATTGAAAAACTGGAGGAGAAAATCCAGCAGATCGAGATGGATCGTGCGGAAGTTTCATTCTATGAAAGTCCGGGACATAAAACCAAGTTGGAAGAGCTGGAGGTCCATAAAGCTCAATTGAAGCAGAAGTGGGAAGAATGGGAGGCTATATCCAAAGAACTGGATGAAGGGTAA
- a CDS encoding PD40 domain-containing protein has product MKINVLGIGLLIVVSMVYCTNQPTETTSETPDTETMASDSLIKPGEEQFFQSLRQLSFGGDNAEAYWSFDDKRLVMQVTNPKWNVSCDQIYYMDVAGEKAPGFMPELVSTGKGRTTCSYFLPGDSTIIYASTHLAADTCPPTPAHRSDGKYVWPIYASFDIFKADLHGNILAQMTNTPGYDAEATVSPKGDKIVFTSLRNGDLDLYTMNIDGSDVKQITNELGYDGGAFFSPGGTQLIFRASRPKTDEAIKEYKDLLKEGLVTPTEMELFICDADGTNLRQITSLGKANWCPYFHPSGKKVIFASNYATERGFPFNLYMINLDGTGLTKVTADGTFDAFPVFSNDGKYLVFSSNRNNGGTRDTNLFLAEWNPNQ; this is encoded by the coding sequence ATGAAAATTAATGTACTTGGTATCGGACTTTTGATCGTTGTGTCAATGGTCTATTGTACCAATCAACCCACTGAGACGACGTCTGAAACCCCGGATACGGAAACGATGGCTAGTGATAGTCTGATCAAGCCGGGAGAAGAACAATTTTTCCAGTCTTTGCGCCAGCTTTCATTTGGAGGGGATAATGCCGAAGCATATTGGAGCTTTGATGACAAAAGATTGGTCATGCAAGTTACCAATCCCAAATGGAATGTCTCTTGCGACCAGATTTATTACATGGATGTTGCCGGTGAAAAAGCACCCGGATTTATGCCCGAGCTGGTAAGCACCGGAAAGGGCCGAACCACCTGTTCGTATTTCCTGCCGGGAGATTCAACCATCATTTACGCTTCGACTCACCTTGCTGCAGATACGTGTCCTCCCACACCTGCGCACCGTTCTGATGGCAAGTATGTATGGCCTATCTATGCTTCATTCGACATCTTCAAAGCCGATCTTCATGGCAATATTCTGGCTCAAATGACCAATACGCCCGGCTATGACGCAGAAGCGACCGTCTCTCCAAAAGGGGATAAAATTGTATTTACCTCCCTTCGCAACGGCGATCTGGATCTGTACACCATGAACATTGATGGCAGTGATGTAAAGCAAATAACGAATGAGCTGGGATACGACGGTGGAGCATTCTTCTCACCAGGCGGAACGCAGCTTATTTTCCGTGCTTCACGGCCAAAAACAGATGAAGCTATTAAGGAATATAAAGATCTTTTGAAAGAAGGATTGGTTACACCTACCGAAATGGAGTTGTTCATCTGCGATGCGGATGGCACCAACCTCCGGCAGATAACCTCACTGGGTAAAGCAAACTGGTGCCCTTACTTTCATCCTTCCGGCAAGAAAGTCATCTTTGCATCCAATTATGCCACGGAACGCGGTTTTCCATTTAATCTTTATATGATCAATCTCGATGGCACCGGCTTGACCAAGGTGACTGCGGATGGTACTTTTGATGCTTTTCCTGTTTTCTCCAATGATGGAAAATATCTTGTATTTTCATCCAACCGCAATAACGGAGGAACGCGTGATACCAATTTGTTTTTAGCGGAATGGAACCCGAACCAGTAA
- a CDS encoding alanyl-tRNA synthetase has protein sequence MEPEPVKEHSGRPAWMRWLKRMGVAGFLFFLVKGLVWLAVFYGLTKYIGCEAP, from the coding sequence ATGGAACCCGAACCAGTAAAAGAACACTCCGGTCGTCCGGCCTGGATGCGCTGGCTTAAACGCATGGGCGTAGCAGGATTCCTTTTTTTTCTGGTAAAAGGACTGGTCTGGCTGGCTGTTTTTTACGGTCTGACCAAATACATCGGCTGTGAAGCGCCTTGA
- a CDS encoding helix-turn-helix transcriptional regulator, producing MANQLHHYLLNQIVSQYSRRSEAVNELSEILHLTPDAIYRRLRGESILNAEEVERLAHHYQISLDALLGTDARHVTFDFLPGAEEVVTVEHFMESVHSLLLDMQKCSQVKLYSISANMHLFYYVFAPKLFKFKLFVWGNTIWNIPALRMERYSEQIFPSFIDGLIQRIRQDFIAYHTIELWSMSMVDDTLNQLAYFTYSGRFESPRIVESLYDELIDLIRLLQSFAAHGCKFNRPEVPQGLFDLYHNEVIHASQTFYVSSVEKDLVIMPFATPSFVITQNQQTCEHLAAWFDQIIRKSSPISTANEKNRNFFFNQILQNINFSRQRLEHLLE from the coding sequence TTGGCAAATCAGCTTCATCATTACCTGCTGAATCAGATTGTTTCGCAGTATTCCCGGCGGTCTGAGGCCGTGAACGAATTGAGTGAAATCCTTCACCTCACACCCGATGCGATCTATCGACGTCTGAGAGGAGAATCCATTTTGAATGCCGAAGAGGTAGAACGTTTAGCCCACCATTATCAGATCTCCCTGGATGCATTACTGGGAACGGATGCCCGGCATGTCACCTTTGATTTCTTGCCCGGCGCTGAGGAAGTTGTTACCGTAGAGCATTTTATGGAGTCTGTACATTCCCTCTTACTGGATATGCAGAAGTGCTCACAGGTGAAGTTGTATTCCATCAGTGCCAATATGCACTTGTTTTACTACGTCTTTGCTCCTAAGCTTTTTAAGTTCAAACTCTTTGTATGGGGAAATACCATCTGGAACATCCCTGCATTGCGGATGGAACGATACAGCGAACAGATATTTCCTTCATTTATTGATGGCTTGATCCAGCGTATCCGCCAGGATTTTATTGCTTACCACACCATAGAATTGTGGAGTATGAGTATGGTTGATGATACGTTAAACCAACTGGCTTATTTCACCTATTCCGGACGGTTCGAGAGTCCCCGGATTGTAGAAAGTTTATACGATGAACTGATCGACCTGATCCGGCTACTTCAGAGCTTTGCAGCCCATGGCTGTAAATTCAACCGGCCGGAGGTTCCCCAGGGACTGTTTGACTTGTACCATAATGAAGTGATTCATGCCTCACAGACCTTTTATGTATCATCCGTGGAAAAGGATTTGGTGATCATGCCATTTGCCACTCCAAGCTTTGTTATTACACAAAATCAACAGACATGCGAGCACCTGGCAGCATGGTTCGATCAGATTATCCGTAAGTCCAGCCCGATCAGTACGGCCAATGAGAAGAATCGAAATTTCTTTTTCAATCAGATTCTGCAAAATATCAACTTTAGCCGGCAACGGCTCGAGCATCTCCTTGAATAG